One Acidobacteriota bacterium DNA segment encodes these proteins:
- a CDS encoding 3-deoxy-D-manno-octulosonic acid transferase has protein sequence MYWIYSFLYGLALLISLPYWLIGMARAGKYRAGLMERFGAIAQRLELPKAGERSIWIHAVSVGEVLAVAGLVEGLKTEFPEKRLFVSTTTLTGQTLARRRFGEENVFYLPLDLPFAINRYLNAITPQILILAETEFWPNLLRLTKKGEAQVVVVNARISDRSLPGYRRFRSLLREVLRNLDLLLAQTELDRDRLIAIGAAGEKVLVGGNLKFDVKSPSESSLSRALRQSIAPDQRVLVFGSTVEGEEPLLVPCVKRVFSELPQALIILAPRHPERFDSVAEILRDSGISFWRRSSWSSSPLGGGVLLLDSIGELASLYSLADLAFVGGSLVPRGGHNILEPAQFGKPILIGPHYDNFREIVRTFLARDAVRVVNAEQLTSTVLSLLQAPEDAVAFGSRAKSVIESGRGSTQRTLSELRRLLGRNTAVQLGVSGA, from the coding sequence ATGTATTGGATCTATTCGTTTTTATACGGGCTCGCCCTGTTGATCAGCCTTCCTTACTGGCTGATCGGAATGGCTCGCGCAGGAAAGTATCGCGCCGGATTGATGGAGCGATTCGGTGCGATAGCGCAGCGTCTCGAGCTTCCCAAAGCAGGCGAGAGATCCATCTGGATTCACGCTGTTTCCGTCGGTGAAGTTCTGGCGGTCGCCGGACTTGTCGAGGGACTCAAGACTGAGTTCCCAGAAAAACGTCTCTTTGTTTCTACGACAACTCTCACGGGCCAAACATTGGCACGTCGCCGTTTCGGTGAAGAGAACGTCTTTTATCTGCCGCTTGATCTGCCGTTCGCGATCAATCGTTATTTGAACGCGATCACTCCTCAAATATTGATTTTGGCTGAAACCGAGTTTTGGCCGAACCTTCTGCGTCTTACAAAAAAGGGCGAAGCGCAAGTCGTTGTGGTAAATGCGCGAATTTCTGACAGATCACTGCCCGGATACAGGCGGTTCCGCTCGCTTCTGCGAGAAGTGCTACGCAACCTGGATTTGCTGTTAGCGCAAACGGAACTCGATCGCGATCGACTTATAGCAATTGGTGCTGCGGGCGAAAAAGTTCTGGTTGGAGGCAATCTAAAGTTCGATGTCAAGTCGCCCTCAGAGTCCAGCCTGTCACGCGCCTTACGCCAATCCATCGCTCCTGACCAACGAGTGCTGGTATTTGGCAGCACGGTTGAAGGTGAGGAACCTCTGCTGGTTCCGTGTGTCAAGAGGGTATTCAGCGAATTGCCGCAGGCGCTGATTATTCTGGCGCCGCGTCATCCGGAACGTTTCGATTCAGTCGCGGAAATACTGCGCGATTCGGGCATTAGTTTTTGGCGGCGATCTTCCTGGAGTTCGTCCCCACTCGGCGGTGGTGTGCTGCTGCTCGACAGTATCGGAGAGCTTGCGTCTCTCTATTCCCTCGCTGATTTGGCATTTGTGGGGGGATCTCTCGTTCCGCGCGGCGGACACAATATTCTGGAGCCCGCCCAGTTCGGGAAACCGATTCTGATCGGCCCTCACTACGACAATTTTCGTGAGATTGTGCGTACATTCCTGGCTCGCGACGCGGTTCGCGTTGTCAACGCGGAGCAACTCACTTCTACAGTGCTGAGCCTGTTGCAAGCACCAGAAGATGCAGTCGCTTTCGGCTCGCGTGCTAAATCCGTCATCGAGAGTGGCCGCGGCAGTACGCAACGAACACTCTCGGAGCTGCGCAGACTCCTCGGGCGCAACACTGCAGTTCAATTGGGCGTGTCTGGCGCATGA
- the lpxK gene encoding tetraacyldisaccharide 4'-kinase: protein MILARIYGGVVAARNSMYDHGIFKPRHLNWPVVSVGNISAGGSGKTPFVIALRELLLGRGIDISVLSRGYRRSSSGVLSVDPSGTPEKFGDEPLLIARKLRCAVTVGENRYSAGTYAEHQYIGASQCPMHLLDDGFQHRQLHRDFDIVLLNREDLDDELLPRGHLREPPASLRRADAVVIDGAVPLDWLPKGAFQVWRIEREITIPELNVPVIAFCGIARPQRFFTALRSAGLDVREEVTFRDHHRYTAADVNRLAASRARLHGSALVTTEKDAINLSAQFDTLKPVVVPMHIRFADPENAVKYLLGTLTERCARAGLH, encoded by the coding sequence ATGATTCTCGCCAGGATCTACGGGGGTGTGGTCGCTGCGCGCAATTCGATGTATGACCACGGGATCTTCAAACCTCGACATCTGAACTGGCCGGTCGTGAGCGTAGGCAATATATCAGCGGGTGGTTCCGGTAAGACGCCGTTCGTGATCGCACTCCGCGAACTGCTTCTGGGGCGAGGAATCGACATCAGCGTCCTCTCACGTGGATACCGGCGTTCCAGTTCGGGAGTACTGAGCGTGGATCCTTCGGGAACTCCAGAGAAATTCGGCGACGAGCCTCTTCTGATTGCTCGCAAGCTGCGCTGCGCAGTAACGGTGGGCGAAAACCGCTATTCGGCTGGGACTTACGCGGAACACCAGTACATAGGAGCTTCGCAATGTCCGATGCATCTGCTCGACGACGGCTTCCAGCACCGCCAACTCCATCGCGATTTCGACATCGTTCTACTCAATCGAGAGGATCTGGATGACGAACTGCTTCCCCGTGGTCACCTACGAGAACCTCCTGCATCTCTACGACGCGCCGATGCAGTCGTTATAGATGGCGCAGTCCCACTCGATTGGCTTCCAAAAGGGGCCTTTCAAGTGTGGCGCATCGAGCGAGAGATTACGATTCCAGAACTGAATGTGCCAGTGATTGCGTTCTGCGGTATCGCACGCCCACAACGATTTTTCACCGCGCTACGATCTGCTGGACTCGATGTACGCGAGGAAGTCACGTTTCGCGATCACCATCGGTACACTGCGGCCGACGTGAACAGGCTTGCCGCAAGCCGAGCTCGCCTGCACGGCTCAGCTCTCGTAACAACGGAGAAGGACGCAATCAACTTGAGCGCGCAGTTCGATACGCTCAAGCCGGTCGTCGTTCCCATGCACATCCGATTCGCAGATCCGGAGAATGCAGTGAAATACCTGCTCGGAACGCTCACAGAACGTTGCGCGCGGGCAGGATTGCACTGA
- the waaC gene encoding lipopolysaccharide heptosyltransferase I, with the protein MRILIVRLSAMGDVIHAMPAVAGLRSQFAESRIDWAIEERWAPLLTSRDVSDLSASISPEQPLVDLVHRVHMRRWRERPLSTLTRDEMRALRSRLRELSYDHVIDLQGAIRSALLAKASGARVIAGAMHPRELPARWWYNVKAHTAARHVVDQAAEVVSAAVARVTDPLPPSFPVSAEAERWADQLTGITSSLFAVINPGAGWGAKCWPAERYAALARTLGEHGIAVLVNAGPGETDLAREVVRKNEKFARVVECSLPQLIAIARRASLFIGGDTGPLHLASALGTPLVAIFGPTDPARNGPYGGRNVVLRSPESKRDHSRRRKPEAGLLTITVGQVTEAALGLLGVPA; encoded by the coding sequence ATGCGGATATTGATCGTTCGACTTAGCGCGATGGGCGATGTGATTCACGCGATGCCTGCCGTCGCGGGGTTACGTTCGCAGTTTGCCGAGAGCCGCATCGATTGGGCGATCGAAGAGCGCTGGGCTCCTCTGCTAACGTCACGAGATGTCTCCGACCTGAGTGCCTCGATTTCTCCCGAACAGCCGTTGGTGGACCTGGTGCATCGCGTGCACATGCGCCGATGGCGAGAACGCCCGCTCTCGACTCTGACGCGCGACGAGATGCGCGCATTGCGCTCTCGATTGCGCGAGCTGAGCTATGACCACGTCATTGACCTGCAGGGAGCAATCCGCTCGGCTTTACTAGCAAAGGCGAGTGGCGCCAGGGTTATAGCAGGAGCTATGCATCCGCGTGAATTGCCAGCACGCTGGTGGTACAACGTCAAAGCACACACGGCGGCTCGCCATGTTGTCGATCAGGCGGCTGAAGTTGTTTCTGCGGCAGTGGCACGAGTAACCGATCCTCTCCCGCCATCATTTCCAGTCTCTGCTGAGGCCGAGCGTTGGGCTGACCAGTTGACCGGAATAACCTCAAGTCTGTTCGCAGTCATTAATCCTGGAGCCGGTTGGGGAGCGAAGTGTTGGCCGGCAGAACGATATGCGGCATTGGCTCGAACCCTTGGGGAACACGGCATCGCAGTTCTCGTGAATGCGGGGCCAGGCGAAACGGACCTGGCGCGGGAAGTGGTGCGAAAGAATGAGAAATTTGCACGCGTTGTAGAGTGCTCACTGCCACAGCTAATCGCGATTGCTCGCCGTGCTTCGCTCTTCATCGGAGGCGATACCGGACCGTTGCATCTTGCCTCTGCACTGGGAACACCCTTAGTTGCGATCTTTGGACCGACCGATCCGGCTCGAAATGGTCCTTACGGAGGGCGCAATGTCGTGCTGCGCAGTCCTGAAAGCAAAAGAGACCACAGTCGCCGCCGCAAGCCCGAAGCGGGACTGCTGACCATCACTGTGGGACAGGTAACTGAAGCGGCTCTGGGACTTCTTGGAGTTCCGGCATGA
- a CDS encoding isoprenylcysteine carboxylmethyltransferase family protein, whose protein sequence is MNSEAPAKAVPSGWSRIARRIRVPLGFVFAVIYLWLAQPTPMLIVVSSLIVATGLAIRAIASGQLRKNEDLATTGPYSYTRNPLYLGSMLIGIGFALAARSLWIWILLAMMFTAIYVPVIRSEEAFLRSKFPAFELYAQRVPRLLPQWSSESLTANFSSALYLKHREYNALIGAVLMMLAITVKMLRAGSAGV, encoded by the coding sequence ATGAATAGTGAAGCTCCCGCAAAAGCTGTGCCGAGCGGATGGTCGCGAATTGCGCGTCGCATTCGCGTGCCGCTTGGGTTCGTCTTCGCTGTGATATATCTTTGGCTCGCGCAGCCAACCCCGATGCTAATTGTGGTTAGCTCGCTTATCGTAGCCACTGGGCTGGCGATTCGAGCCATCGCCTCCGGACAACTTAGAAAAAACGAGGATCTCGCGACAACTGGGCCTTACAGCTACACGCGAAATCCACTCTATCTCGGCTCCATGCTCATCGGGATTGGTTTCGCCTTGGCCGCGAGGAGTCTGTGGATATGGATTCTGCTGGCCATGATGTTCACAGCCATCTATGTCCCAGTAATTCGGAGCGAGGAGGCATTTCTGCGATCGAAATTTCCCGCTTTTGAACTCTATGCTCAGCGCGTTCCCCGGCTGCTGCCGCAGTGGTCAAGCGAGAGTCTGACCGCCAACTTCTCGAGCGCGTTGTATTTGAAGCATCGCGAGTACAATGCTTTAATCGGCGCGGTTCTAATGATGCTGGCCATTACAGTGAAAATGCTTCGAGCAGGGAGCGCGGGAGTCTAG
- a CDS encoding carbon monoxide dehydrogenase yields the protein MTERLIGSSLPRTEGRSKVTGQARYVDDLSFPEMLHGVTVRSSIARGSIRNIQFDPRIPWHEFTIVTSLDIPGRNRIALIADDQPCLSEKIINHAEEPVLLLAHSDEQLLEEARRFVTLDIDPLPAIFDIDDALAKKEIIWGSDNVFKTLLVEKGDVDSAWAKAHVIVEGEYHTGAQEQLYIEPQGMIAQYSPESGITIWGSMQCPYYVHKALILLLNLPSEKVRVIQTETGGAFGGKEEYPSVIACHAALLARKAGRPVKIIYDRAEDMAATTKRHPSRTRHRTAVSRDGKLLAMDIEFTVDGGAYSTLSTVVLSRGTIHAGGPYVCPNVRIRSKAVATNHPPHGAFRGFGAPQSIFALERHMDRVAKRLNMSPAEFRRRNFVHEGESLAVSQIVREPINLEQLMNRALELSEYRLKQERFARENQTSKIKRGMGFASFMHGAGFTGSGERSMGSVLAVEVTKEGRIRVLASSTEMGQGTNTVFRQIAAEALGVEIDAVEVATPDTSMVPNSGPTVASRTCMIVGKLVESACLQIREVLVHSELLRREYSAEEFKMACGQYIQRHGMLKAESKYSTPAGIFWDDEKYQGDAYATYAWAVYVAEVSVDSRTWETQVEDFVAVQEVGRVVNPILAHGQIEGGVAQGIGYALYEDVCWREGRMVNAQMTNYIMPTSADLPPIRVYFEEVPYKHGPGGAKGIGELPIDGPAPAIVNAIENAIGVPIDRIPATPEVLMRATEAALV from the coding sequence ATGACAGAGCGTCTGATTGGATCTTCTCTTCCCCGCACTGAAGGTCGCAGCAAGGTTACCGGGCAAGCGCGATACGTGGACGATCTCTCCTTTCCCGAGATGCTGCATGGCGTTACCGTCCGCAGCTCCATCGCCCGCGGAAGCATCCGCAACATTCAGTTTGATCCCCGGATTCCCTGGCACGAGTTCACGATTGTGACTTCTCTTGATATTCCGGGCAGGAATCGAATCGCGCTCATTGCCGACGATCAGCCTTGTCTCTCCGAGAAGATAATTAATCATGCCGAAGAGCCTGTCTTACTCCTCGCGCATAGCGACGAGCAATTGCTGGAAGAAGCCCGGCGATTCGTGACGCTCGACATCGATCCGCTTCCGGCAATCTTCGACATCGACGATGCCTTGGCCAAAAAAGAGATCATCTGGGGCAGTGACAACGTCTTCAAGACTTTGCTCGTGGAGAAAGGGGACGTGGACAGCGCGTGGGCCAAAGCCCACGTCATCGTTGAAGGCGAGTACCACACCGGAGCACAAGAGCAGCTTTACATTGAGCCTCAAGGGATGATTGCACAGTACAGTCCTGAATCGGGAATTACGATCTGGGGCTCGATGCAATGCCCTTATTATGTTCATAAGGCTCTCATACTTCTTCTGAATTTGCCTTCAGAAAAAGTTCGCGTGATTCAGACTGAGACCGGCGGTGCATTCGGTGGGAAGGAAGAATATCCGTCGGTGATTGCTTGTCATGCGGCGCTGCTGGCGAGGAAGGCCGGTAGGCCGGTGAAGATTATCTATGATCGCGCGGAAGACATGGCGGCGACAACGAAACGTCATCCATCGCGGACACGCCACCGCACTGCTGTGAGCCGCGACGGCAAGCTGCTTGCGATGGACATTGAATTTACAGTGGACGGCGGCGCTTACAGCACGCTCTCAACCGTAGTGCTCTCACGCGGCACAATTCACGCAGGAGGTCCCTATGTCTGCCCGAACGTCCGCATTCGGAGCAAGGCTGTAGCTACGAATCATCCTCCGCATGGCGCTTTTCGTGGTTTTGGCGCTCCGCAAAGTATCTTCGCGCTGGAGCGCCACATGGACCGAGTCGCGAAAAGACTCAACATGTCGCCGGCTGAATTTCGCCGACGGAACTTCGTTCATGAAGGGGAAAGCCTTGCGGTAAGCCAGATTGTGCGCGAGCCAATAAATCTCGAGCAGCTCATGAACCGAGCTTTGGAGTTAAGCGAGTACCGCCTAAAGCAGGAACGCTTTGCTCGCGAGAATCAGACGTCGAAAATCAAGCGCGGCATGGGCTTTGCATCGTTCATGCACGGCGCTGGATTCACCGGATCCGGAGAACGCTCCATGGGCTCGGTCCTCGCCGTAGAAGTTACCAAGGAGGGCAGGATCCGAGTACTCGCGTCAAGTACTGAAATGGGACAGGGGACAAACACCGTCTTTCGCCAAATCGCGGCAGAGGCGCTGGGAGTCGAAATTGATGCAGTGGAAGTAGCCACTCCGGATACTTCGATGGTCCCAAACAGTGGCCCAACCGTGGCTTCGCGGACTTGCATGATTGTCGGCAAGCTCGTGGAGTCGGCGTGTCTGCAAATTCGCGAGGTCCTGGTTCACAGTGAGCTATTGCGCCGCGAATACTCGGCTGAGGAATTCAAGATGGCCTGCGGGCAATACATTCAGCGGCATGGGATGCTCAAGGCTGAGAGTAAGTACTCGACTCCTGCGGGCATCTTTTGGGATGATGAGAAATATCAAGGGGACGCGTATGCGACCTATGCGTGGGCAGTGTACGTTGCCGAGGTCTCCGTCGACTCGCGCACCTGGGAGACGCAAGTCGAGGATTTTGTTGCAGTGCAGGAGGTAGGTCGAGTGGTCAATCCCATTCTGGCACATGGCCAAATCGAGGGTGGGGTGGCGCAGGGCATCGGATACGCGCTGTATGAAGATGTCTGCTGGCGAGAAGGGCGCATGGTAAACGCTCAGATGACGAATTACATCATGCCGACATCAGCAGATCTTCCGCCGATTCGCGTTTACTTCGAAGAAGTTCCATACAAACACGGTCCCGGAGGTGCGAAGGGTATAGGTGAACTGCCGATCGACGGACCCGCGCCCGCCATCGTCAACGCAATTGAAAATGCGATCGGAGTACCCATAGACCGCATTCCGGCGACGCCGGAAGTGCTGATGCGAGCGACGGAGGCTGCACTTGTCTGA
- a CDS encoding ferredoxin, which yields MSEELRPNVRFTVNGKPQSVTAHPLRRLLDVLREDLHLTGTKEGCGEGECGACAVLLDGEIVNSCLIPILQVQETQVITIEGLAQNEKARVLQEAFVECGGAQCGICTPGMVVASWTLLERNPLPTDQDLRNVLAGNLCRCTGYTRIFEAIKTASGRLAQAVAK from the coding sequence TTGTCTGAAGAACTCCGCCCGAACGTTCGGTTTACGGTGAACGGAAAGCCGCAGTCTGTAACTGCTCATCCTTTGCGCCGCTTGCTTGATGTATTGCGTGAAGATCTGCATCTCACGGGGACCAAGGAAGGATGCGGCGAAGGTGAGTGTGGCGCGTGCGCGGTGTTGCTCGACGGGGAGATCGTCAATAGCTGTCTGATTCCAATTCTGCAAGTGCAAGAAACCCAAGTAATCACAATCGAAGGACTGGCTCAGAACGAAAAAGCCAGGGTGTTACAGGAGGCGTTTGTTGAGTGTGGTGGCGCGCAATGTGGCATTTGCACTCCAGGTATGGTGGTGGCGTCTTGGACTCTGCTCGAACGCAATCCCCTCCCGACCGATCAAGACCTGCGAAATGTCCTCGCGGGGAACCTGTGCCGATGTACCGGTTACACACGGATCTTTGAGGCGATCAAGACAGCATCCGGAAGACTGGCACAGGCTGTGGCCAAATGA
- a CDS encoding carbon monoxide dehydrogenase — protein sequence MKSYLLRYQMRQARDLGEALEMVSSEPGEWKPFAGGTDLMVLLEQGKLAHRKNFVDLMRVRELRGIEVKSTHVTIGALTRYSELQRNAVLQSEFQLLCQAASETGSIANQNRGTLAGNIANASPAADSPPALLAYDAELELMSHRGVRRVPYSRFHTGYKQMDLASDEIISRIRLPRRNKQWRQHYRKVGTRKAQAISKVCFAGAAEVEDGKIRDIRVALGSVAPTVLRCLKTEALLLGGAGSSRIREAQEQLAAEMSPVDDFRSNAQYRTRVAQNLLAEFLLQL from the coding sequence ATGAAATCGTATCTCCTACGCTATCAAATGCGCCAGGCCCGAGATCTCGGCGAGGCGCTGGAAATGGTGTCCTCCGAACCCGGCGAGTGGAAGCCTTTTGCCGGTGGCACCGATTTGATGGTGCTTCTCGAGCAAGGTAAGTTGGCGCATCGCAAAAACTTTGTAGATCTTATGCGTGTAAGGGAGCTGCGTGGCATTGAGGTCAAAAGCACTCATGTAACGATCGGCGCTCTCACGAGGTACAGTGAGCTGCAGCGCAATGCTGTTCTACAAAGTGAGTTCCAGCTGCTGTGTCAAGCAGCGAGTGAGACTGGCAGTATTGCTAACCAGAATCGTGGAACGCTCGCAGGGAATATCGCGAATGCATCGCCTGCCGCGGATTCACCTCCCGCATTGCTCGCGTACGATGCCGAGTTGGAACTCATGTCACACCGCGGAGTGAGAAGAGTTCCCTACTCGCGCTTTCATACCGGCTACAAGCAAATGGATCTGGCGTCCGACGAGATCATCTCTCGCATTCGTCTGCCTCGCCGCAACAAGCAATGGCGACAGCACTACCGAAAGGTGGGAACCCGCAAGGCACAGGCGATTTCAAAAGTTTGTTTCGCCGGAGCAGCTGAGGTTGAAGATGGCAAAATCCGTGACATTCGTGTTGCCCTGGGGAGCGTCGCACCAACCGTTCTTCGCTGCTTGAAGACTGAAGCGTTGTTACTCGGCGGCGCAGGATCCTCTCGAATTAGAGAAGCACAGGAGCAACTCGCCGCGGAAATGAGTCCGGTTGACGATTTCCGTTCCAATGCCCAATATCGAACGCGCGTGGCGCAAAATCTGCTCGCAGAATTCCTTCTTCAGCTATGA
- the allB gene encoding allantoinase AllB, whose product MRASERVLRSNRVVLPEGIRAAAIVVRDGVIAKIIEHKAIPCDEVIDFEDSVIMPGIVDTHVHINEPGRTEWEGFETATMAAAAGGVTTLIDMPLNSIPATTTIAAFREKVAFAQGKLFVDVGFWGGMIPGNVAELSRMYGEGVFGFKCFLIASGVPEFEALSESELRLAFPELARIDALLLAHAELPGPIEDATQRISRRDSRSYSTWLASHPSTAEDQAIDLLIRLSKEYKARVHIVHLSSSAAAPIICAAKAGGTKLTVETCPHYLTIAAEEIPDGATQYKCAPPIRETANQERLWKALGDGTIDFVASDHSPAPPQTKCTDTGDYMRAWGGIASLQLTLPLLWTRAHKRGFGIEDIARWLCREPARISGLLKKGEIAAGRDADLVVWNPDQSFQVQAEKMFFRHKLTPYSGQTLFGIVQSTFLRGEEIYTSGDFPLGQRGHVLRRGEA is encoded by the coding sequence GTGAGGGCAAGCGAACGCGTGCTTCGCAGCAATCGCGTTGTGCTCCCTGAAGGCATCCGCGCGGCTGCGATCGTGGTGCGCGACGGAGTGATTGCCAAGATCATTGAGCACAAAGCCATTCCGTGTGATGAGGTTATCGATTTCGAGGACTCAGTGATCATGCCCGGAATCGTTGACACCCACGTACACATTAACGAGCCTGGCCGCACGGAATGGGAAGGATTTGAAACAGCAACAATGGCCGCCGCCGCTGGCGGTGTAACTACCTTGATCGACATGCCGCTCAATAGCATCCCTGCCACTACGACTATTGCGGCATTTCGAGAGAAGGTAGCGTTCGCCCAGGGCAAGTTGTTTGTCGATGTTGGCTTTTGGGGTGGAATGATTCCGGGAAATGTGGCCGAACTCTCGCGTATGTATGGAGAAGGAGTATTCGGTTTCAAATGCTTTCTAATTGCCTCAGGCGTGCCAGAGTTCGAGGCACTTAGTGAGTCCGAGCTGCGGCTCGCGTTCCCCGAATTGGCTCGGATCGACGCGCTGCTGCTTGCGCATGCGGAACTTCCCGGTCCAATCGAAGACGCGACACAGAGGATCAGCCGGAGAGATTCCCGGTCCTATTCAACTTGGCTCGCGTCACATCCTTCAACAGCAGAAGACCAGGCGATCGACCTACTCATTCGGCTGTCGAAGGAGTACAAGGCCAGGGTGCATATAGTCCATCTATCATCCTCCGCAGCTGCGCCGATCATTTGCGCGGCTAAAGCTGGTGGAACGAAGCTTACCGTTGAAACTTGCCCACATTACCTGACGATAGCTGCAGAAGAAATTCCGGATGGCGCAACTCAATACAAATGTGCGCCTCCCATTCGTGAGACTGCTAATCAAGAGCGTCTCTGGAAAGCTTTGGGCGACGGCACGATCGACTTTGTTGCGAGCGATCACTCTCCCGCGCCTCCACAAACGAAGTGCACGGATACCGGAGACTACATGCGAGCGTGGGGCGGAATCGCTTCGCTACAACTCACGCTTCCGCTACTTTGGACTCGTGCTCACAAACGTGGATTCGGCATCGAGGACATCGCACGTTGGCTGTGTCGAGAACCCGCCCGGATTTCGGGATTGTTGAAAAAGGGCGAAATTGCTGCCGGACGAGATGCCGACTTGGTAGTCTGGAATCCGGATCAGTCGTTCCAGGTGCAAGCTGAAAAAATGTTCTTTCGGCACAAGCTCACACCCTATTCTGGACAAACTCTTTTTGGAATCGTGCAATCGACCTTTCTTCGTGGGGAAGAGATCTATACTTCCGGCGACTTTCCACTTGGGCAGCGAGGACATGTCTTGCGTCGAGGAGAGGCATGA
- a CDS encoding bifunctional allantoicase/OHCU decarboxylase — protein MSEFSDFLDLASERVGGRVLAANDDFFAPKENLIKAAKPIWLEDKYSDRGKWMDGWESRRRRTPGHDWCILQLGISGVISQIVVDTSYFRGNFPESCSLEACAIEQSNVDLAGGTPWTELLSRSQLQGDSQNTFTITDPHRYTHVRLNIYPDGGVARLRVFGEAVPKLEGALNSADLNDLAALTNGGRVLDCSDRFFSAPQNLLMPDPSSGMHDGWETKRRRGPGHDWVIIQLGVAGAVQAIEVDTSYFKGNFPESCSLEICAHESRASDLANCSWSELLSRTSLSADSVHRFQVEGQMVATHVRFNIYPDGGVARLRVYGVPQKCALTKARLRWLNALPDYAASSVLLNCCGSLKWAVAMTEHRPFADLKQLTDQHAASCERMTPDDWKEAFASHPQIGEEKESISSGQARRWSQQEQSRAAVASLQVRNALQRRNQEYYERFGYIFIVCASEKSAEEILELLTDRLSNDAARELQVAAGEQKKITQLRLQKLIEA, from the coding sequence ATGAGTGAATTCTCCGATTTCCTTGACCTTGCGTCGGAGCGAGTTGGCGGCCGCGTACTTGCTGCGAACGACGATTTCTTTGCTCCCAAAGAAAATCTGATCAAAGCAGCCAAGCCGATTTGGTTGGAGGACAAATACAGTGATCGGGGCAAGTGGATGGACGGCTGGGAATCACGCCGTCGTCGCACTCCCGGACACGATTGGTGCATTCTGCAACTGGGAATATCAGGCGTAATCTCTCAGATCGTCGTTGACACCAGCTACTTCCGCGGTAACTTTCCGGAATCATGCTCCTTAGAAGCTTGCGCGATCGAGCAATCAAATGTTGACCTGGCTGGTGGCACGCCGTGGACTGAACTGCTTTCTCGATCGCAGCTTCAGGGAGACAGTCAGAATACCTTCACCATAACTGATCCTCATCGCTACACTCATGTACGTTTAAATATCTACCCTGACGGCGGTGTGGCCCGGCTTCGCGTCTTCGGAGAAGCTGTTCCTAAACTGGAAGGTGCTCTCAACTCCGCCGACTTGAACGACCTTGCCGCCCTGACGAACGGTGGGCGAGTGCTGGATTGCAGCGACAGATTCTTTAGCGCTCCACAGAACTTGCTCATGCCTGATCCCAGCTCCGGCATGCACGATGGGTGGGAGACAAAACGCCGTCGTGGCCCAGGTCACGACTGGGTAATAATTCAACTCGGGGTTGCAGGAGCGGTTCAGGCAATCGAGGTCGACACTTCATATTTCAAAGGTAATTTCCCAGAGAGCTGCTCGCTGGAAATCTGCGCGCATGAATCCCGAGCCTCAGATCTCGCGAATTGTTCATGGAGTGAATTGCTCTCACGCACATCACTTAGCGCAGACTCTGTTCATCGCTTCCAAGTCGAAGGACAAATGGTAGCGACTCACGTGCGCTTCAACATCTATCCAGATGGGGGAGTGGCACGGCTGCGCGTCTACGGAGTGCCCCAAAAATGCGCTCTGACCAAGGCTCGTTTGCGCTGGCTGAATGCATTGCCCGATTACGCAGCGAGCAGCGTCCTGCTGAACTGCTGCGGTTCGCTCAAATGGGCAGTAGCAATGACCGAGCACCGGCCATTCGCGGATCTCAAGCAACTGACGGATCAGCACGCGGCAAGTTGCGAGCGAATGACGCCTGATGACTGGAAGGAAGCGTTCGCTAGTCATCCGCAGATCGGCGAAGAAAAAGAGAGCATCAGTAGCGGACAGGCACGGCGCTGGTCACAACAGGAGCAGTCTCGAGCAGCGGTGGCCTCGCTTCAAGTCCGAAATGCGCTACAACGGCGCAATCAGGAATATTATGAGCGCTTCGGGTACATCTTCATCGTGTGCGCGAGTGAAAAATCGGCTGAGGAGATCTTAGAGCTGCTGACCGATCGACTCAGCAATGATGCCGCACGCGAGCTTCAGGTCGCCGCCGGTGAACAGAAGAAGATCACGCAACTTCGATTGCAGAAGCTCATCGAGGCATGA
- the uraH gene encoding hydroxyisourate hydrolase produces MTDRSSPITTHVLDTARGEPAAGIPVSLHLHSDGTWRELARGVTNRDGRLMDLLGESKLQRGKYRLTFETGHYLSGLGGSFFPEVEVIFEIHDPAQHYHVPLLLSPYGYATYRGS; encoded by the coding sequence ATGACCGACCGTTCCAGCCCGATTACGACTCACGTCCTCGATACGGCGCGAGGAGAACCGGCTGCCGGCATTCCGGTTTCACTTCATTTGCACTCGGACGGCACATGGCGAGAGCTTGCCCGCGGAGTGACGAACCGCGACGGACGACTGATGGATTTGCTTGGGGAATCGAAGCTGCAGCGAGGAAAATACCGGCTCACCTTCGAGACTGGTCACTATTTGTCCGGTCTGGGAGGTTCCTTCTTTCCCGAGGTAGAAGTAATCTTTGAGATCCACGATCCCGCGCAGCACTATCACGTTCCGCTATTGCTTAGTCCATACGGATACGCTACTTATCGAGGCAGCTAG